CGGGTTCTGGTCTACGATGGAAAAACTCGAAAATGATTTGTCAACCGCGTTGCTTGAGGTCTCAGAAGATAAAAAAACCATTCAAAAACTGGTGGGTTTCCAATGGGCTATATTTTAATGATTGGTAGCGAATTAGTATTAGATCCTGAAACAAGTTCAGGATGACACGTGTCATGCCGAACTTGTTGCCGCTTCGCGGGAACGATGAAACCGTTGCCGCATGCGGGAACGATGAAACCGTTTCGGCATCTATTTTGAAAAGAAACGAAATAAAATATGTCGTCATCTTTTTAATGTTATTTTACTGAAAGCAGCTCCAGCCTACCTTATTTTCACATTTTCAGATGAGGAATTCAAATCATGCGAATTCATGTATGGGTATTTAGTGTACTCCTGTTTTCCGCTTTCGGGGTAAGCGCCGAGGTTACTTCAAGAGATATGGCGCAATCGATTAGAAAAGACTTGCAGCATCCTTACCTTTACTTTTCCGGGAGTGAGAAACCGGCCCTTCGTGACCGGATCGCGAGCGACCCGGAATGCAATGACATCATGGCGCGGCTCCTGGCTGAATCCAACCGTCTCCTGTATACGCCGGTGGAGAAAACCATTCCCCCTGAGAACAAAGATTCACGGTTCGATACCTCAAGCCCTTACCTCACCATTTTTAACAACTATATCAGCTCTGCGTATAACCTGGCTTTCGTCTATCAGATGACCGGCGAAGAAAAATATGCCCGGAAATCGTTTGAATTCGCCGATGTCATCTGCGATCTGCCCACCTGGGTGATGCGGGCTTGCCAGTTTCCCAAAGCCTATCCGCGGGTCAGCCCCTGGAATGTGCCCGACGACAAGGTTGTGTTTACCTACGATATCATTGCCAGCAGTACAGCGACCTCCATCGCCGCTGTCTACGACTGGCTTTATCCGGCGCTCACCAAAGCTCAGCGCGACCGTATCCGGAGCGGACTCCTGGAAAAGGCAGTGGTTCAGGTGCGCGGCAACTGGGATTACCACTGGTGGGCGACCGCCTACCGCTGCAACTGGTGCGCCTGGTGCTGCGAGGGGCTGGGGCTGGCCTCTTGTGCTCTCATGACCGAAGACCCCCGGCTGACCGATGTGATAGCCGAATGCTATAACCGGATGTCCAGAACTCTCGATGAAGCCGCCCGTGACGGCGGCTGGGAGGAAGGCGGCGGTTACTGGGTGCAGACGATGAAATCCTCAGTGCAGTTTGCGGCAGTTCTGAAACGGCTCACCGGCGGCGCCTATGACTTGTTCAAACACCCGGCGCTGGCGAAAGACCCGGTGAAATACCCGCTCTACCTTTCAGTTCCGCCGGGCAAGTCGGTGAACTTTGCCGATGCCGGGAGCTATCGGCTCGGCTCCACCGGCCTGTACAATAAAATCGCCCGGGAGACCGGAAGCAGGGAAGCCGCCTGGATACGGGCTAACCAGTTCGGCGCGGGCGGCGACATTTTCGACATCCTCTGGCCGAGACCATCGGTAAAGCCCGGACTGCCCGCAAAAACCTCCATTCATTTCCCGTTCATCGACTGGGCAATTATGCGAAGCGATTTCACCGATCCGGGAAAGGTCATGGTGGCATGCAAGGCGGGCCGCAACGGCGATCCTCACCACGGCCACCTCGATGTGGGGCAGTTCATGGTCTATTGGCGCGGCCTGGGATACATCTGCGACCTGGGCAGCGCGATATACGATGAGAAATACTTCGACGCCGAAAAATACGACACACCCCAGGCATCGAGCATCGGCCACAACCTCATCTTTGTGAACGGCGAAAGCCAGATTACCGGGAAGCGGAAAGACCAGCCCCGCGACGACGCCATCGGCGGGAAAATCCTCGAATTCCGACCGGGGAAAGAACGTGATTACACGCTCCTGGATGCCACGAACGCTTACCCCAAAAAGGAGTTGAAAAAATGGCGCCGTCATATCATCCTGGAAAAGCCGGTGACTACCGTGGTGGTGGACGAGGTCGGCTCCGCGAAAGGCGCGGAAATCGAGGCGCGCTTCCATTCCGAAGCAGAGCAGCGGGTGAGGGAAGGTTTCACCCTCCTCCACGGCAGGGAAGGGGACATGGCGCTCATCCCGGTTGTCGAGGGGAAATTCGCCTTCCGCCCGGACAGCCATCCCTACCTGGCGCTCCAGAAGCAGGCGAGCTTCCAGCGGATTCCTTACAATGGGACAGTGCTCAGAGCAGCGAGCGAATCCACAGTCCTCGCACACATAATCCTGCCGATTAAAGATGAAAACGAAGCCCAGGCAGTTGTGAAATCTGCCCGGCGGTCCGGTGACTTCATCCTCTCGTACGAATACCGTGGAAAAAAGTACGAATACCGGTTCCGGAAGGAGGGGGAGGGATTGGTGCTGGAGAAATAGTCTTTTTTGTTGAATTATGATGATGATCTGGCAAAAAAGAATTCCGTAATTATTGTTTAAGACATAAGAACACTATTTAATCTTTTTTTATTGGAGGAAACTCACCCCTTGATCCCCTCTCTTAATAAGAGAGGGGCACGACTACAGCGTTGGTTATTATGCTGATAATACTTAGTTTAAGAAGCAGATGGTTCTCCCCCTCTATTTTCAAGAGAGGGGGTCAGGGGGTGAGTTTTTCAATAGCATAGAATACACAATAAGTCACATAATATTGTCTAGTCATTCTGAAAATAACATTCACTTTGACTTTTTGCCGGATCATCATTCATCCTTACCTCTTAAGGTTTCACCTTTCCCTCGGTAATTCCCTTCCATGAGTCC
This is a stretch of genomic DNA from Candidatus Latescibacter sp.. It encodes these proteins:
- a CDS encoding heparinase II/III family protein, with the protein product MRIHVWVFSVLLFSAFGVSAEVTSRDMAQSIRKDLQHPYLYFSGSEKPALRDRIASDPECNDIMARLLAESNRLLYTPVEKTIPPENKDSRFDTSSPYLTIFNNYISSAYNLAFVYQMTGEEKYARKSFEFADVICDLPTWVMRACQFPKAYPRVSPWNVPDDKVVFTYDIIASSTATSIAAVYDWLYPALTKAQRDRIRSGLLEKAVVQVRGNWDYHWWATAYRCNWCAWCCEGLGLASCALMTEDPRLTDVIAECYNRMSRTLDEAARDGGWEEGGGYWVQTMKSSVQFAAVLKRLTGGAYDLFKHPALAKDPVKYPLYLSVPPGKSVNFADAGSYRLGSTGLYNKIARETGSREAAWIRANQFGAGGDIFDILWPRPSVKPGLPAKTSIHFPFIDWAIMRSDFTDPGKVMVACKAGRNGDPHHGHLDVGQFMVYWRGLGYICDLGSAIYDEKYFDAEKYDTPQASSIGHNLIFVNGESQITGKRKDQPRDDAIGGKILEFRPGKERDYTLLDATNAYPKKELKKWRRHIILEKPVTTVVVDEVGSAKGAEIEARFHSEAEQRVREGFTLLHGREGDMALIPVVEGKFAFRPDSHPYLALQKQASFQRIPYNGTVLRAASESTVLAHIILPIKDENEAQAVVKSARRSGDFILSYEYRGKKYEYRFRKEGEGLVLEK